A genomic stretch from Vibrio coralliilyticus includes:
- the flgK gene encoding flagellar hook-associated protein FlgK — MASDLLNLGSQSVLTAQRQLNTTGHNISNVNTEGYSRQSVIQGANMPRQYGGETYGMGVHVEKVRRSWDQFAVNEMNISTTNYAHKVDDEANLEMLSNMLSSVASKKIPENLNEWFDAVKSLADSPNDVGARKVVLEKADLITQNLNDFHETVRRQSDVTNKKLDLGIERVNQLALEIRDLHRLMMRTPGPHNDLMDQHEKLIAELSEYTKVTVTPRKNAEGFNVHIGNGHTLVSGTEASQLKMIDGYPDVHQRRLAMIEGKGIKAITTKDIDGKIGAMLTMRDEKIPYLMDELGKMATAFSYDVNKLQSQGLDLRGDIGGLMFTDVNSELIAKSRVVTSSNSTAELEVYIEDTSQLVGGEYSLQFTGGDYYITRPSGEQSIVPVVGGAISLDGIRIDIKNGLEAGERVLIRPTRSGAAQMRMATNDPSDIAAQSYEASTTFAQGSATFSIDTAGDLREFEVIISPDGKQFAVTDTKGKILLQPQDYPPSGPVTVQGTTFELSAGALANDKFTANLVPSEGDNGNLLKMQNIQTNKHLNDGESTVLDIYHNLNTDVGLQMSTASRLTDVSRLEKEAAQERVASISGVNLDEEAANMMKFQQAYMASSRIMQAANDTFNTILALR, encoded by the coding sequence ATACAGAGGGTTATAGCCGTCAGTCGGTGATACAAGGTGCAAACATGCCGCGCCAGTATGGCGGGGAGACTTATGGCATGGGCGTACATGTGGAAAAAGTTCGCCGCTCTTGGGATCAGTTTGCCGTTAACGAGATGAATATTTCTACGACCAACTACGCACATAAGGTCGATGATGAAGCCAATTTGGAAATGTTATCCAACATGCTGTCATCCGTTGCATCAAAGAAGATTCCAGAAAACCTTAACGAATGGTTTGACGCCGTCAAATCACTTGCGGACAGTCCGAATGATGTCGGCGCACGCAAAGTCGTACTTGAAAAAGCCGATCTTATCACTCAAAACCTCAATGACTTTCACGAAACGGTTCGTCGTCAATCAGATGTGACGAATAAAAAGCTCGACTTAGGTATTGAACGAGTAAACCAATTAGCACTTGAAATTAGAGACTTACATCGCCTGATGATGCGTACTCCAGGGCCTCATAACGATTTGATGGACCAACATGAAAAGCTCATCGCAGAGTTATCAGAATACACCAAGGTAACGGTCACGCCTCGTAAAAATGCTGAAGGTTTCAATGTTCACATCGGTAATGGCCATACCTTAGTGTCAGGAACAGAGGCCAGTCAGCTCAAAATGATTGATGGCTATCCTGATGTGCATCAACGACGCTTGGCAATGATTGAAGGCAAAGGGATTAAGGCCATTACTACGAAAGATATTGATGGCAAGATTGGCGCGATGCTGACCATGCGTGATGAGAAAATTCCTTACCTTATGGATGAACTGGGTAAAATGGCCACTGCGTTTTCTTATGATGTGAACAAGTTGCAATCACAAGGCCTAGATTTACGAGGTGATATTGGTGGGCTAATGTTTACCGATGTTAACTCGGAGTTGATAGCCAAGTCTCGAGTAGTGACATCATCGAATTCGACGGCTGAATTGGAAGTGTATATCGAAGATACCAGTCAGTTAGTGGGAGGGGAGTACTCGCTGCAATTTACGGGGGGAGACTACTACATCACCCGACCTAGCGGTGAACAGTCTATTGTACCTGTTGTGGGGGGGGCTATTTCTCTCGATGGTATCCGTATCGATATAAAAAATGGCCTTGAAGCCGGTGAACGAGTTTTAATTCGCCCGACACGAAGTGGGGCTGCGCAAATGAGGATGGCTACTAATGACCCTTCCGATATTGCAGCACAAAGTTACGAAGCGTCCACCACATTTGCTCAAGGAAGCGCAACATTTTCAATTGATACCGCGGGTGATTTACGCGAGTTCGAAGTCATTATATCACCGGATGGTAAGCAATTTGCTGTCACCGATACTAAAGGCAAGATTCTTCTTCAGCCTCAAGACTATCCACCCTCCGGACCTGTGACCGTTCAAGGCACAACATTTGAGTTATCTGCAGGGGCACTGGCAAACGACAAGTTCACGGCAAACCTTGTGCCATCGGAAGGTGATAATGGTAACTTACTGAAAATGCAGAATATTCAAACTAATAAACACCTCAATGACGGTGAATCTACGGTTTTGGATATTTACCACAACTTGAACACTGATGTCGGGCTGCAAATGTCGACTGCCTCTCGCTTGACCGATGTGTCGCGCTTAGAAAAAGAGGCGGCACAAGAACGCGTTGCGTCTATCTCTGGGGTTAACCTCGATGAAGAAGCCGCCAACATGATGAAGTTCCAGCAAGCTTATATGGCGTCATCACGCATTATGCAGGCGGCAAACGATACCTTTAACACTATATTGGCGTTGAGATAG